DNA sequence from the Chitinivibrionales bacterium genome:
AACATGATTCCTATCGATTGAGTTGTCGATTATCTGAAATCCTTTACGCACAAAGAGAATAAAAATCGTGATGATAAACAAAACACCGGGATATCCGAATTCGGCAAAATAGGTAAAATAAAGTGAATCGGCTTTTAAAGCGCCAAGTCCCCTTCCCATCAAGGCGTTCACCGGTTCTTTCGATAAATACAACAGATATCGCCACAAAGCCATTCGTGAAACAAAGGAATGCTCCTCAAAGGGATTCGTTACAGCTGTTGACCTTTCGGCAACCAGCAAACTGATATACTTGTCACCACCGAGCCCTCCTGTAGCAAATTTAATCAAATTACCGATACCACCGGCATTGAACATTTCACTTATTAATTCAAAGAAAACATACCCGAGTCCCATAATCAGAATAATTGCAATCCGCTTTTTTCGCCCCTTCACATTAACAACCAAAAACCAGAGCATAAGCGACGCTACCATGCCGATCCAGCTCGAACGCACCGATGTTATCAGAACCGAAAAGAAAAAAAGCGGCACCAATGCAAACACAAGTATGCGGTGACTCTTATCCCCCCAGAACCAGTACATCAAAATTCCGATTGTCGCCAACTGCAAGTAATCAGCGAAGGTGACAGGGGCAATGAAAATCGAAAAGGGACGGACAACGCCTTCGATTGCAAGCGTTGAAAAGCTTATCGAATTTATCCAGACTTTTTCTGCAGCCGAATATCCGATATACAATTGTTTTATGCCATACAAAGTTCCGGCAACGCCAAGTACAATAGTAACAGCCCAGATAAATTTCAGCAGTGAGATTTTTTCGGCATAGTACATTCCTATAAAAAAGAGCAATACCGCCGGGCCGTAATATTTGAATTTTGCAAGGGCCGTTGCTGTTGGTGTGATATTAAAAAGGAAAACGCGCAAAAGTAAGTATATGAAATAGAGTGAAATCAAACGCATATAAAAAGCATCTGACTGCTCCTTTTGCCTTTCCCGAAATTCAAAGAAAAGGCCCAGAAATATAAAGGCGATAATCAATTCACCAATCATAATAAGTGGATCGATCTTTGGTCTCGAAAAGGCAAGATAGTACAGACGGCGGATAAAGGGAATGAAAGGCACGATGATAAAAAGCGCCTTCACGCCAAAAACAGGGCTCCGCATAACAGGATAGAACAGAATGAGAGCCACAAATACGACCATCTCCATCTGGTTCGGGATGTCGAACATCTTATGAGCAATTAAATGTCCGGCAACAGCAATTGCAATCAAAAACAGAAATGATTTGAGCTTTTCTTTCATGCAGTTTCTAAACGAATACTTTCGTAGAGCTGTAAATATTCTTGCGCTGTTTGTTGTATATCATATTTTGCCGCTGTTTTCAAACCATTCCGGACAAGTCGCGTCCGCAAGTGTTGATCTGAAAGAACACGAACAAGAATATCCCTGAAACTATCTTTGTGGTAAAGTAAACCATTATAATTATGTGCCACGATTTCCCGAGCCCCTGCAATATTCCGCGCAACCACCGCCGTTCCACAGGCCATGGCCTCAACCATCGGGACCCCAAAGCCTTCATAAGAACTAGTCATGCAGTATACCCAGCTTTTTCTGTATTCCTCGATTAATTCCTCCTCGGAAAGACCTATTTTACAGATGATATTTTCTCCTGTTATTTGTTCGGGACCGACAACCGTCAACATGGCCTCCGGAAATATGTCTTCTCGTATGGAATTAAACGCACCGATGACATCACGACCTCTTTTCCGGCTCCACATATCACCGATAAAAAGGAGTGTTGGAATGGCTGTTTTCTTTGTTCCGGGACAATACTTATTAAGCGGCACGCCGCATGATATGACAGGCATTACTCCCGGTAATACACGACAGGTCATTTTTGATATCCCGACTTTGCAGCCCTTTCTTGTACATGAAATTAGTTCGAGGAGATAGAAAAGGGCATGATAAAAAAAACGGGGAATTTTCGCGGCAAAAATCGCTTCATAGAAAGATGAGCCATAAAATGTCCGCACACGATTACAGGATCCCCTGGAAAGGTAATCATCACCATGATAATGAATGATATCAAATGTATGTTTCTTTACAGCTCTGAATTTAAGAGCAGGAAGAATTTTTCTCATAAATCGTGATCCCCTGTTAACCGGAATTTTCACATGGGCATAGCCGGCGCTATCCGGACAGGGGCTGAATGAAAAACAAGTGACCGAATGCCCTGATGCGACCAGTTCATTTGCAAGCCGGTGTACCTGACATGAGACGCCATTGGGGCTGTCTGATGGGAGCTGTTTGCTGAAAAAGGCGATTTTGATACTCGTACTCCTTTTAAAATATCAGC
Encoded proteins:
- a CDS encoding glycosyltransferase → MRKILPALKFRAVKKHTFDIIHYHGDDYLSRGSCNRVRTFYGSSFYEAIFAAKIPRFFYHALFYLLELISCTRKGCKVGISKMTCRVLPGVMPVISCGVPLNKYCPGTKKTAIPTLLFIGDMWSRKRGRDVIGAFNSIREDIFPEAMLTVVGPEQITGENIICKIGLSEEELIEEYRKSWVYCMTSSYEGFGVPMVEAMACGTAVVARNIAGAREIVAHNYNGLLYHKDSFRDILVRVLSDQHLRTRLVRNGLKTAAKYDIQQTAQEYLQLYESIRLETA